The following proteins are encoded in a genomic region of Brachypodium distachyon strain Bd21 chromosome 1, Brachypodium_distachyon_v3.0, whole genome shotgun sequence:
- the LOC100839187 gene encoding 3-ketoacyl-CoA synthase 6, translating into MVSSPPRPNKHLKTLYELVVNNFLAAVAVPATAIVILRKAAQLGPDELLTRLHGLQQVHLFLAFFLPLATVTLYVVRRPRSVYLVDYACCRPKPNCRVSMGSFTENARLMPYLEGGNFRFLTRMLQRSGLGDQTYLHPSLHHIPPRCSLSESRDEAEQVIFAAVDDLFAKTCVSAGTIYILVTNCSAFNPTPSMADIIVNRYKLRDDVRSVHISGMGCSAGVISVEVARNLLQAAPRGANALVVSTETTSLINYTGKNRAMLLPAVLFRMGAAAVLLSTSRAKSRFRLTHVVRTLTAAEDRAYRCAFQEEDEDGQTGVNLSKDLVAVAGETLKANIVEIGSLVLPPSEKLLFALSMIARKVLTRKIKLYVPDFRTACQHFCVHAGGRAVIDAVQSSLRLSDENVEPSRMTLHRFGNTSSSSLWYELAYIEAKKRTRKGDRVWMVGFGSGFKCNSAVWECIRSAGNNTTIGAPWADSIHQYPVNIPAVS; encoded by the coding sequence ATGGTCAGCTCGCCACCCCGTCCCAACAAGCACCTCAAAACCCTCTACGAACTCGTCGTAAACaacttcctcgccgccgtcgctgtaCCGGCCACGGCCATCGTCATTCTCCGAAAAGCGGCCCAACTCGGCCCGGACGAGCTCCTCACCCGGTTACATGGACTGCAGCAGGTCCACCTCTTCctggccttcttcctcccgctcGCCACGGTCACTCTCTACGTCGTCCGCCGCCCTCGCAGCGTGTACCTCGTGGACTACGCTTGCTGCCGGCCTAAGCCAAACTGCCGCGTGTCCATGGGCTCCTTCACCGAGAACGCCCGCCTCATGCCGTACCTCGAAGGCGGCAACTTCCGCTTCTTGACGCGCATGCTCCAGCGTTCGGGCCTCGGCGACCAGACCTACCTCCACCCTTCCTTGCATCACATCCCGCCGCGCTGCAGCTTGAGCGAGAGCCGCGACGAGGCGGAGCAGGTCATCTTCGCGGCCGTCGACGATCTCTTCGCCAAGACGTGCGTcagtgccggaacgatctACATCCTCGTCACCAACTGCAGCGCCTTCAACCCGACGCCCAGCATGGCCGACATCATCGTGAACAGGTACAAGCTGCGGGACGACGTCCGCAGCGTGCACATCTCCGGGATGGGGTGCAGCGCGGGGGTGATCTCCGTGGAAGTCGCGAGGAACCTCTTGCAGGCGGCTCCCCGGGGCGCGAATGCACTGGTGGTGTCCACGGAGACCACCTCGCTCATCAACTACACGGGGAAGAACCGCGCGATGCTGCTGCCGGCCGTCCTGTTCCGGATGGGCGCGGCCGCGGTGCTGCTGTCGACCTCCAGGGCCAAGTCCCGCTTCCGTCTTACCCACGTCGTGCGAACGCTCACCGCGGCCGAGGACAGAGCTTACCGGTGCGCGTtccaggaggaggacgaggatggGCAAACCGGAGTGAACTTGTCCAAGGACCTCGTGGCCGTTGCTGGAGAAACGCTCAAGGCCAACATCGTGGAAATCGGGTCCCTCGTGCTCCCGCCATCGGAGAAGCTGCTGTTCGCGCTCTCGATGATTGCACGGAAGGTGCTGACCAGGAAGATCAAGCTATACGTGCCTGATTTCCGCACGGCGTGCCAACACTTCTGCGTCCATGCCGGTGGCCGCGCGGTGATCGACGCGGTGCAGAGTAGCCTACGCTTATCTGACGAGAACGTTGAGCCGTCGCGGATGACGCTCCACCGGTTCGGTAACACGTCGAGCAGCTCATTGTGGTACGAGCTTGCATACATCGAGGCTAAGAAGCGGACTCGGAAGGGTGACCGGGTGTGGATGGTCGGGTTTGGGTCTGGGTTCAAGTGCAACAGCGCCGTGTGGGAGTGCATCAGGTCCGCCGGCAACAACACCACTATTGGAGCGCCGTGGGCTGATTCCATCCATCAGTATCCTGTGAACATCCCGGCGGTCAGCTAG